The nucleotide sequence GCGGCAACGATCTCAAGCGCATTCGTTTCAGGTGATtagtactctctctctctctgtcgtATCGTTGCTTTCGTTGccgttttactttttcctttctGGTATTTGTTTATTGTTTGGATCCACCTTATAATTAGCCCGTTATCATGATGTTAATGataattgataataataataataataatcagtgTCTTTTGCTTTTGGGGGAGGTCAATTTCCCAATTCTCACACTTTCGCCTTCTTAGTTACACTTGCACTCCATCTTCTGGTTTCACAAGAGGTTGCTTGCTGATTGAAATATTCAAGTTATTATTGTTTTGATTGTTTCTTCTGTTGATGTAAATTTGTATATTATGAGAATGTCATTAAAAATTATTTCAGGAAAGGAAAATCTTAATATATTGTCAAAAAAAAGTTACGATTATATGAATGGTCGCATGTTAAAGTGGATATATGCAGTGGTTAAAAGATATACATAACATGTTAAAAATGCCTAAACAAGCTTTGGATACAGTTTTAACAGTAGtttttgttgagaattttttttcttttgtatatcAAGAGGCTCACTTTTTTCTAAGATGTGTACTAGGATGGATGAATACATATAACACAAGTGCTAATAAAAAATAGtttgacttcacgtgaagttgataactaagtcgttaaataatttgactgatttgactaaattttcatttaacaGTTGTCACCTATCAACTTTACGTAAAGTCGACtgtacctgagttttcaccaaaATAGTTTTTGAATAGATATTGGTGCATATCAAGTTAAACAAACCTCACAAGTTATAATGTTATATAACTAATTGTTCAAATTAAGTTATATTGATGCAGTACTAGTCTAAGGTTGTGTCTAATTGATATATAAAAAAAGGACTTTTATTGTAGTAGCGAAGATCCTATAATATGCTCGGTTGTAACTGTGGCCATTTAAATATTTCAAAGTCCAAATATCCCCATGCAATGAtaatgaaggaagcatgcaaattCAATCTCTTCCGTAAATATACACAAAAGATTGTAGGTAAAGGGTCCTACATTTCTTAGAAAATTTTTCACTCCCTTGTCAACGGTAGGTAAAGGGTCCTACATTTTTCAGGAAATTTTTCACGCCCTTGTCAAAAGCAATCAAAAAAGGAGAAACTTTTGTGTGGCCCCTGTAAGGTGGTGGTGCCCCGCTGGTGGGTCAATTGATTCTTGATTGTGTTTGGACCCCCTTTTTCCGAGTCTTTGTCGATTTGTCGGAGCCATTTAATTTCTTCTGCttcctttatttttaaatttcgtCTGGTACCACTTATGCTCAAGAGTGAAAGACTACGCAAGACAAAAATATGAAACTACAAGGTGCACATGAAATATAAACTGAAACCCATATAGGTTGTTGGTCCCACTTGACGAATTTTGATGTAATGGCTAGTTAGCTACCAATATTTTACTATTGGGTGGTCTATGAAAAATACAAACTCAATAAATCAGATTGTTTTTTAATGCTACTGTGCTACTAATATTAGCTCAAGTTTTGTTGGGTATATATGAAATAATATAGTTGCCACTAATTATGTTGTGACCCACCAGCTTTTTGATTGCCCAGGAAACGCCAAATTAAGGTCAAATTTGGCTGTAGCACAGCTTTATTCAGGGCACCGATTGCCTagacatttttatattttatttattcatgaGAATTCTTTGTCAAAAAGTAAGTTGAGTAACTTGGCGTAATTGATTACTGTGTGTCATAAACCACTAAATATTCAACAAATTCTTCTAGAAAGGTAATTTGGTCAACAAAATAACGtaataataacaacaaatcaGTAGTTAGTTGATATTCAAGGGAATCATTTATACACAACATGGCAAAAATAACTTCATTATATTACAGCATGAGAGAGTTATTATTCCACCTGCCTACCCAACATTGAAAAAAAGAAAGGATAAGAGAAAGTGTTTCGGTTTACTGTTTCATAATACATGATTGCATTGCTCCTCTCCTCTCCGAACTTGATATGATGTTATGATGTACATATAGTTAAAATGTTAGCAGGAGGACTACAGTAAAAAGTATATTGAATTGCATTGCATTTTGGTTTGTTTTGTATGTATGCATAGTCGCGAGATGTTTAACAAATTGCAAGCTCAAAGATGGTGGGCGGAGAACTATGACAGGGTGATGGAACTTTACAATGTTCAAAGGCTTAACCGTCAAGCATTCCCTCTTCCAACGCCGCCAAGGTCCGAAGATGAGGTAATTTATTGGGTAATGCTAGGGAGACAAAAAATACagccagaacttgccttatttagtattcattaattgtcgcaacaattaataaatactaaataaggcaagttatgggcttatggctgtttttggctaattttttttttgttaccaaacatttctcTTATTTAATAGTTTCTCTGATCTTTCACATGAGAGATGAGACAAATTTAATGgaaatatttaataacaaaaaaaattagtactCTCACTGATTGCTGCTACTTCAGTTCTCCCCTTGCATTATTCAATGCCATATTGATTAACCAATGATTGTTTTGCTTTGTTGATAACAGAACTCAAAGCTTGAACCAGCANNNNNNNNNNNNNNNNNNNNNNNNNNNNNNNNNNNNNNNNNNNNNNNNNNNNNNNNNNNNNNNNNNNNNNNNNNNNNNNNNNNNAGACTAACTCGCAATTTGCACCGTCCAACAGGTATGGGAGTGGGATACTCTTCCTCGGATTCCTTCGATCATCAATCGATGCAATCCCGGAAGCTGCATGAATTAAATGGTGTTAACTCAACTCCAAAAGTCTCAACCATTAGTGCTGCCAAGACTGAGATATCGTCAATGGATGCTTCAATCAGAAGTAGCTCATCCAGAGAGGCTGATCAATCCGGCGATCTATCAATCAGCAATGCAACCGATTTGGATACCGAATGGGTTGAGCAAGATGAACCTGGTGTTTATATTACCATCAGAGCATTGCCAGGTGGCAAAAAGGAGCTCAGACGAGTTAGGTTCAGGTACAGTAATACTAATGTTAAGGAACATGCCTTATTAAGCATTTGTCCATAGAATTTACTTCTTAGGTGTTTCATCTTGTGTTGTGCAGCCGAGAAAAATTTGGGGAGATGCATGCTAGATTATGGTGGGAGGAGAATCGTGCTAGAATACATGAACAATACTTGTGAGAACTACTGCTGAATGCTGATCATGCATGATGCTTTTTCTTATTAAATTGTTTTGCCTATTCTTCTAAGTATGATTACAGTTATAGGTGATGAAGATGTCAGTAGAGGTACTATACTCGCGCCTCTCAAGCCCTGTTTTTGGCTATTTACATATCTCCCTACTCACACTTCAGGCTGTTCTGTTGGATGTGGCTGGGAAAATAAATATATAGTTtcgttaattaataatattattggtGGATCAAG is from Arachis ipaensis cultivar K30076 chromosome B01, Araip1.1, whole genome shotgun sequence and encodes:
- the LOC107620530 gene encoding protein Brevis radix-like 4; this encodes MLTCIARPKKSGTGSNNESLNKTDDSDPNNKNQSMKSLTSQIKDMALKASGAYKHCAPCTAGPAGRLVRRNGESSPETDSERFRWSYRRTGSSTRGWGKEMEARLKGISSSSGEGTPNSASGRRLEPVVLFVEENEPKEWVANVEPGVLITFVSLPRGGNDLKRIRFSREMFNKLQAQRWWAENYDRVMELYNVQRLNRQAFPLPTPPRSEDENSKLEPAXXXXXXXXXXXXXXXXXXXXXXXXXXXXRLTRNLHRPTGMGVGYSSSDSFDHQSMQSRKLHELNGVNSTPKVSTISAAKTEISSMDASIRSSSSREADQSGDLSISNATDLDTEWVEQDEPGVYITIRALPGGKKELRRVRFSREKFGEMHARLWWEENRARIHEQYL